A window of Thermodesulfobacteriota bacterium genomic DNA:
GCTTCTTTGTATCAAGACAAAGAAGTTAAAAAAAAAGTAACATCAATGAAGGAATTACTTTTAAAGGTTCTGTCCTCAAAATATCTGGCTTTTACAATTGCGAGCACTTCGACTGGCTCAGTACAGGCTTCAGCAAAGCAGTTTCTTCTTTTTTACGGTAATAGGTTGCTTCGTCGCATTCCTCCTCGCAACGACATGAGAGACGGATTCTTTGGGTACTGATACGCGGGTCGCTGCGGGGTTGTTTATCTGAGATATGAGAAATATCATTGCCATTCTGTATAAAGACATAATAATCGAACTCAGGACTAAGGAGCTCCTGTCGGCCATGTTTACGTTTGCAATACTGTTGCTGGTTATTTTTAATTTTGCCTTTAGCCTTTCAACGGAGCTCATAAAATTTGCGGCTCCCGCCATATTATGGGTGTCGTTCACGTTCGCGGGTGTATTGGGGCTGAGTCGCTCATTCGCAATCGAAAAAGAGGGAAACTCTATAATGGGGCTCCTTCTGACACCGGTTGATAGGAGCGTTCTATTCTTTGGGAAAATGATTGGAAATTTTATTTTTGTTATCATAGTCGAGTTAATCATACTTCCTTTATTCAGTCTATTTTTCAATTTCAGCTTTACCGATATAATACTACCTCTTTTGCTTGTGATAATCCTAGGAACTATTGGCTTTGTTTCGGTAGGAACACTTTTTTCTGCGGTCGCGCTGAATACGAAGCTCCGTGAAGTTCTCCTTCCTATTCTTCTTTTCCCTATCGTGATCCCCGTAATAATCAGCTCCGTAAAATTAACAGGTTCAATTATTGAAGGTGATTCAATACTATTTAACGATTCTGCTTTACAAATTCTGATATCATTCGATCTGATTTTTATCGCAGCCTGTGCCGTTACCTTTGAATATGTATTAGAGGAATAAGCGAAGGACCCAGGCGAGAGCAGGTCATGATCATATAAATAAACATTCCCCTCTGTCGATGACAGGTAGGTGAGTAGCCTAATTTGCGATCAAAACGAGGGTGGTGGGGATTGTTTCATCTCATTCGGAATTGTAGATGTTAGATATTTTGGGGACAAAAATCTCACATTTTCATGAATAGATTTATTTTGACTAGTCCTTTTCGGAATAAAAAGGACTTAAACGGCCTTCCAAAAATTGCGTTAAGAAAATCAGGAACGAAGACGTCGGAATCTCCCTAAATCCCTCTTTAAAAAAGGGAATTTCCTCCTTTTCTAAAGGAGGATCAAGGAGGATTATAGCAAATTTTTGGGCAGCCTCGTCCTGAGCTGGGTCGAAGGATTGCTTCTTTGTATCAAGACAAAGAAGATAGAAAGAAAAGTAAGATAAATGGAGAAAATACTTTTAAAGATGTTGTCCCTAAAATATCTGGCTTTTACAGCAATGACAAACCCGGAAGTTTTACCTGGTTCGCAATAAGAGGGTTGTGGTAGCGTTGTAATAAATTGACGCATTTAACAGATTAAGCTGCGCAGTCCTAGAAATTTATACTCTTCAGGAATTCCTCATCAAAGTAACATAGGGGGTCGGTCTCGAGGAAATCGCCGTTTACAGCGTATGCTCTTG
This region includes:
- a CDS encoding heme exporter protein CcmB, with amino-acid sequence MRNIIAILYKDIIIELRTKELLSAMFTFAILLLVIFNFAFSLSTELIKFAAPAILWVSFTFAGVLGLSRSFAIEKEGNSIMGLLLTPVDRSVLFFGKMIGNFIFVIIVELIILPLFSLFFNFSFTDIILPLLLVIILGTIGFVSVGTLFSAVALNTKLREVLLPILLFPIVIPVIISSVKLTGSIIEGDSILFNDSALQILISFDLIFIAACAVTFEYVLEE